In one Micromonospora polyrhachis genomic region, the following are encoded:
- the pyrF gene encoding orotidine-5'-phosphate decarboxylase: protein MESFGARLHRAMADRGPLCVGIDPHPALLHRWGLTDDLDGLARFSQTVVDALGDRVAVCKPQSAFFERFGSRGVAVLESTIRQLRDSGALVLLDVKRGDIGSTVAAYAAAYLEPSSSLYVDAVTASPYLGVGSLAPMFETATAHGGGVFVLALTSNPEGPSVQHARGADGRTVAQTVIDEISQLNRGAQPLGSFGLVVGATIGETGHDLSGAGGPLLAPGLGAQGASAADLRTVFGRDLSTVLPSYSREVLNAGPDVSGLRSAFDRVLADCRAVLGSSS, encoded by the coding sequence ATGGAGAGCTTCGGAGCCCGACTGCACCGGGCGATGGCCGACCGGGGGCCCTTGTGCGTGGGGATCGACCCACATCCGGCACTGCTGCACCGGTGGGGTCTGACCGACGACCTGGACGGGCTGGCGCGGTTCAGTCAGACCGTGGTCGACGCCCTCGGCGACCGGGTCGCGGTGTGCAAACCGCAGTCCGCCTTCTTCGAGCGCTTCGGCTCCAGAGGGGTCGCCGTGCTTGAGTCAACTATCCGACAGTTGCGGGATTCCGGTGCGCTCGTGCTGCTTGACGTGAAGCGTGGCGACATCGGCTCGACAGTCGCCGCGTACGCGGCGGCGTATCTGGAACCATCCAGCTCGCTGTATGTCGACGCGGTCACCGCGAGTCCATATCTGGGCGTTGGTTCGCTCGCGCCGATGTTCGAAACAGCGACGGCGCACGGGGGCGGCGTTTTCGTGCTCGCGCTTACCTCCAACCCCGAGGGGCCGAGCGTCCAGCACGCGCGCGGCGCGGACGGCCGCACCGTCGCACAAACCGTCATCGACGAGATTTCGCAGCTCAACCGGGGTGCGCAGCCGCTCGGCAGCTTTGGACTGGTGGTCGGCGCGACGATTGGTGAGACCGGTCACGATCTGTCCGGAGCGGGCGGACCGCTGCTCGCTCCGGGCCTCGGCGCGCAGGGCGCGAGCGCGGCGGACCTGCGTACGGTCTTCGGTCGGGACCTCTCCACGGTGCTCCCGTCGTACTCCCGCGAGGTGCTCAACGCGGGGCCCGACGTGTCCGGATTGCGGTCGGCGTTCGACCGGGTTCTGGCCGACTGTCGAGCCGTACTGGGTAGTAGCTCCTGA
- the mihF gene encoding integration host factor, actinobacterial type, with the protein MPLPSLSPEQRAAALEKAAEIRKARAALKEQLKQGKTTLAAVLDRAESDDVVGKLKVSAVLQAMPGIGKIRATQIMEKLKIADSRRLRGLGEQQRKALLGEFASN; encoded by the coding sequence GTGCCGCTCCCGTCACTGAGCCCCGAGCAGCGCGCTGCCGCGCTGGAGAAGGCTGCGGAGATCCGCAAAGCCCGTGCTGCATTGAAGGAGCAGCTCAAGCAGGGCAAGACCACCCTCGCCGCCGTCCTCGACCGGGCGGAGTCGGATGATGTCGTCGGCAAGCTGAAGGTTTCGGCCGTTTTGCAGGCGATGCCGGGCATCGGCAAGATCCGGGCGACCCAGATCATGGAAAAGCTCAAGATCGCTGACAGCCGGCGGCTGCGTGGCCTCGGCGAGCAGCAGCGCAAGGCACTGCTTGGAGAGTTCGCCTCGAACTGA
- a CDS encoding guanylate kinase, with the protein MSTVDDARPAARLTALVGPSGVGKGGVVELIRARSPSVWISVPVTTRPIREHEVDGVDRYFVDRSEFERMIADGRLLDWTEIADHLHGTPIEPIRSRLRAGQPVLLTIDLPGACRVRAAMPEARLVFLAPPVPRATRAQHVDPDRPPPLSCEFDQTVVNEHVERAAAELVGLLGCSFPTPAQPRVRG; encoded by the coding sequence GTGAGCACGGTTGACGACGCGCGCCCGGCTGCTCGGCTCACCGCCCTTGTCGGCCCTTCCGGGGTCGGCAAGGGCGGCGTGGTCGAGTTGATCCGGGCGCGTTCGCCGTCGGTGTGGATATCCGTTCCGGTCACCACCCGGCCGATCCGGGAGCACGAGGTGGACGGGGTGGATCGCTACTTCGTCGACCGTAGCGAGTTCGAGCGCATGATCGCGGACGGTCGGCTGCTCGACTGGACCGAAATCGCCGACCATCTGCACGGTACCCCCATCGAGCCCATTCGGAGCCGGCTGCGGGCTGGGCAGCCGGTGTTGCTGACGATCGACCTGCCGGGTGCCTGTCGGGTCCGAGCCGCGATGCCCGAGGCGCGACTGGTGTTCCTCGCTCCGCCCGTACCGCGCGCGACCCGGGCGCAACATGTAGATCCAGATCGGCCACCGCCACTATCGTGCGAATTTGACCAGACGGTGGTGAACGAGCACGTCGAGCGCGCTGCGGCCGAACTGGTAGGCTTACTCGGTTGTTCTTTTCCGACTCCGGCCCAACCGCGGGTTCGCGGTTGA
- the rpoZ gene encoding DNA-directed RNA polymerase subunit omega — protein sequence MGSIASPEGITNPPIDELLEKTSSKYALVIFAAKRARQVNAYYSQLGEGLLEYVGPLVETTPQEKPLSIAMREINAGLLTAEPTDQP from the coding sequence GTGGGATCCATCGCCAGCCCCGAAGGCATCACCAACCCGCCGATCGACGAGCTGCTGGAGAAGACCTCGTCGAAGTACGCGCTGGTGATCTTCGCTGCCAAGCGTGCCCGTCAGGTCAACGCCTACTACAGCCAGCTCGGCGAGGGCCTGCTGGAATACGTCGGCCCCCTGGTCGAGACCACGCCGCAGGAAAAGCCCCTCTCGATCGCCATGCGCGAGATCAACGCCGGGCTGCTCACCGCTGAGCCGACCGACCAGCCGTAG
- the coaBC gene encoding bifunctional phosphopantothenoylcysteine decarboxylase/phosphopantothenate--cysteine ligase CoaBC — protein sequence MAEVVLGVGGGIAAYKACELLRLLTESGNRVRVVPTSAALRFVGAPTWAALSGQPVADDVWSDVHEVPHVRLGQQADLVVVAPATADLLARAAHGLADDLLTNTLLTARCPVVLAPAMHTEMWEHPATVDNVATLRHRGVVVIEPASGRLTGADTGKGRLPDPAEIFAVVQRVLRRGPTAPRDLAGRRIVVTAGGTREPLDPVRFLGNRSSGKQGYAFARTAAGRGAQVTLIAANVTLPDPAGVDLVRVATTEDLRKATLEAADAADVVVMAAAPADFRPATYAANKIKKSETGATPTIELVTNPDIAAELGERRRPGQVLVAFAAETSDAVVNARAKLIRKKADLIVVNEVGPDKVFGADANTATVLGDDGSVTSFPEQSKEDLADAVWDLVTTRLTSMS from the coding sequence ATGGCCGAGGTCGTCCTGGGGGTAGGCGGAGGCATCGCCGCCTACAAGGCGTGCGAATTGTTGCGTCTACTCACCGAGTCGGGTAATCGAGTCCGGGTCGTGCCGACCTCCGCCGCGCTGCGGTTCGTCGGGGCACCGACCTGGGCGGCGTTGTCCGGCCAGCCGGTCGCCGACGACGTCTGGTCCGACGTCCACGAGGTGCCGCACGTCCGCCTCGGTCAGCAGGCCGACCTGGTCGTGGTCGCGCCGGCCACCGCTGACCTGCTGGCCCGGGCGGCTCACGGGCTCGCCGACGATCTGCTCACCAACACCCTGCTCACCGCCCGCTGTCCGGTGGTCCTCGCGCCGGCCATGCACACCGAGATGTGGGAGCACCCGGCGACGGTCGACAACGTCGCCACCCTGCGCCACCGGGGCGTGGTGGTGATCGAGCCCGCCAGCGGGCGGCTCACCGGTGCGGACACCGGCAAGGGGCGGCTGCCCGATCCCGCCGAGATCTTCGCCGTCGTCCAGCGGGTGTTGCGTCGTGGACCGACAGCCCCGCGTGACCTGGCCGGCCGGCGGATCGTGGTCACCGCTGGCGGCACCCGGGAGCCACTCGACCCGGTCCGGTTCCTCGGTAACCGCTCCTCCGGTAAGCAGGGCTACGCGTTTGCGCGTACCGCCGCCGGCCGGGGAGCCCAGGTCACCCTGATCGCGGCCAACGTCACGCTGCCCGATCCCGCCGGCGTCGACCTGGTGCGGGTCGCCACCACCGAGGACCTGCGCAAGGCCACCCTGGAGGCGGCTGATGCCGCCGACGTGGTCGTGATGGCGGCGGCACCGGCCGACTTCCGGCCGGCGACGTACGCGGCCAACAAGATCAAGAAGTCGGAGACCGGTGCCACGCCCACGATCGAACTGGTCACCAATCCCGACATCGCCGCCGAGCTGGGGGAGCGCCGCCGGCCGGGGCAGGTGCTGGTGGCCTTCGCAGCCGAGACCAGCGACGCCGTGGTCAACGCCCGGGCCAAGCTGATCCGCAAGAAGGCCGACCTCATCGTGGTCAACGAGGTCGGTCCGGACAAGGTCTTCGGGGCCGACGCCAATACCGCGACCGTGCTCGGCGATGACGGATCTGTGACATCTTTTCCAGAGCAATCCAAGGAAGACCTCGCCGATGCGGTCTGGGATCTGGTAACAACGCGCTTAACCAGCATGTCCTAA
- the metK gene encoding methionine adenosyltransferase: MARRLFTSESVTEGHPDKIADQISDGILDALLAQDPRSRVAVETLITTGQVHVAGEVTTKAYADIPTIVRETILGIGYDSSKKGFDGASCGVSVSIGSQSADIAQGVDSAIELRSGGSESALDAQGAGDQGMMFGFACSETPELMPLPIALAHRLSRRLSAVRKDGTVPYLRPDGKTQVTIEYDGFRPVRLDTVVVSSQHAADISLESLLTPDVREHVITPELEGLELDTEGYRLLVNPTGRFEIGGPMGDAGLTGRKIIVDTYGGYARHGGGAFSGKDPSKVDRSAAYAMRWVAKNVVAAGLAERCEVQVAYAIGKAHPVSLFVETFGTETVPVERIEQAIGEVFDLRPAAIIRDLDLLRPIYQQTAAYGHFGRELPDLTWENTDRAADLKSAAAA; encoded by the coding sequence GTGGCACGTCGCTTGTTCACTTCCGAGTCGGTCACGGAGGGCCACCCGGACAAGATCGCTGACCAGATCAGCGATGGCATCCTGGACGCGTTGCTGGCACAGGACCCGCGCAGCCGGGTCGCTGTGGAGACCCTGATCACGACCGGACAGGTGCACGTCGCGGGCGAGGTGACGACGAAGGCGTACGCGGACATCCCGACCATCGTCCGGGAAACGATCCTGGGAATCGGCTACGACTCCTCGAAGAAGGGATTCGACGGCGCTTCCTGTGGGGTGAGCGTGTCCATCGGCTCGCAGTCGGCGGACATCGCGCAGGGCGTCGATTCGGCGATCGAGTTGCGCAGCGGCGGGTCGGAAAGCGCATTGGACGCGCAGGGCGCCGGCGACCAGGGAATGATGTTCGGTTTCGCCTGCTCCGAAACGCCCGAGCTGATGCCGCTGCCGATCGCGTTGGCGCACCGGTTGTCGCGCCGGCTGTCCGCCGTACGCAAGGACGGGACGGTGCCGTACCTGCGCCCGGATGGCAAGACGCAGGTGACGATCGAATACGACGGCTTCCGCCCGGTCCGGCTGGACACCGTCGTCGTCTCCAGCCAGCACGCCGCCGACATCTCCCTGGAGTCGCTGCTGACCCCGGACGTGCGGGAGCACGTGATCACGCCGGAGCTGGAGGGTCTGGAGCTGGACACCGAGGGCTACCGGCTGCTGGTGAACCCGACCGGACGCTTCGAGATCGGTGGCCCGATGGGCGACGCCGGCCTCACCGGCCGGAAGATCATCGTGGACACCTACGGCGGCTACGCGCGGCACGGTGGTGGCGCGTTCTCCGGCAAGGACCCGTCGAAGGTGGACCGCTCCGCGGCGTACGCCATGCGGTGGGTCGCCAAGAACGTGGTGGCGGCGGGCCTCGCCGAGCGCTGCGAGGTGCAGGTCGCGTACGCGATCGGCAAGGCGCACCCGGTCAGCCTCTTCGTGGAGACCTTCGGCACCGAGACCGTGCCGGTGGAGCGGATCGAGCAGGCGATCGGCGAGGTCTTCGACCTGCGCCCGGCGGCGATCATCCGGGACCTGGACCTGCTACGTCCGATCTACCAGCAGACTGCGGCGTACGGCCACTTCGGCCGGGAACTGCCCGACCTGACCTGGGAGAACACCGACCGCGCCGCCGACCTCAAGTCGGCAGCAGCGGCCTGA
- a CDS encoding primosomal protein N', with product MDVPLAHLDRPFDYLVPAELAETAQPGTRVRVRFAGQLVDGWLLERAESSAHDGRLMFLERLVSPEPVLTPEVARLARAVADRYAGHLADVLRLAVPPRHARVEREPAPDATDDPASAGSTDTDAGSAGTTSAAGPVSAGTSSADAGSAGTSSADADLGGWRDYPAGPGFLRALANGRTPRAVWSALAGEDWAARIAEAVAATVHGGRGALVVVADARDLDRLDTAVTSTLGAGRHVALSAALGPAKRYRAFLAARRGTVPVVIGTRAAMFAPVHQLGLVAIWDDGDDLHAEPRAPYPHAREVLLTRAQLGATAVLVAGHTRTAEAQLLVETGWAKEVVADRATVRRRTPLVTPTGDDPQLARDPAAATARLPSLAWEAARGALRADTPVLVQVPRRGYLPSVACADCRAPARCPHCAGPLALRSAGAAPACRWCGRVAAAYACPHCAGRRLRAAVVGARRTAEELGRAFPDIPVRTSGRDEVLHRVPGGAGLVISTPGAEPVAEGGFGAVLLLDSWALLTRADLRAGEEALRRWLTAAALARPASAGGRVVVVADGGLVPVQALLRWDPAWFAARELAERRELGFPPAVRMASLTGVPEAVADLLAAARLPAEAEVLGPVPAEAEQERMLVRVPRSRAALLAEALHAAAGVRTARRASQPVRVQVDPLSLF from the coding sequence GTGGACGTGCCACTGGCCCACCTGGATCGTCCCTTCGACTACCTGGTGCCGGCCGAGCTGGCCGAGACGGCGCAGCCCGGCACCCGGGTACGGGTCCGCTTCGCCGGTCAACTGGTCGACGGCTGGCTGCTGGAGCGGGCCGAGTCCTCGGCGCACGACGGGCGACTGATGTTCCTGGAACGGCTGGTCTCGCCCGAGCCCGTCCTGACTCCGGAGGTCGCCCGGCTGGCCCGGGCCGTCGCCGACCGCTACGCGGGCCACCTCGCCGACGTGCTGCGCCTGGCCGTCCCGCCCCGACACGCCCGGGTCGAACGGGAACCGGCCCCGGACGCAACCGACGACCCCGCCTCCGCCGGGAGCACCGATACGGACGCCGGTTCGGCCGGAACCACCAGCGCGGCCGGTCCCGTATCAGCCGGGACCAGCAGCGCGGATGCCGGTTCGGCCGGGACCAGCAGCGCGGACGCTGACCTGGGCGGCTGGCGGGACTATCCGGCCGGGCCGGGCTTCCTGCGGGCCCTGGCCAACGGCCGGACCCCCCGCGCCGTGTGGTCGGCGTTGGCCGGCGAGGACTGGGCCGCCCGGATCGCGGAGGCGGTCGCGGCGACCGTACACGGCGGGCGGGGTGCGCTCGTGGTGGTCGCCGACGCCCGCGACCTCGACCGACTGGACACCGCCGTGACCAGCACCCTGGGCGCGGGACGGCACGTGGCCCTCTCGGCCGCGCTCGGACCGGCCAAGCGGTACCGCGCATTCCTGGCCGCCCGACGCGGCACCGTACCGGTGGTGATCGGCACCCGGGCGGCGATGTTCGCGCCAGTGCACCAGCTGGGCCTGGTCGCGATCTGGGACGACGGGGACGACCTGCACGCCGAGCCCCGCGCTCCCTATCCGCACGCCCGGGAGGTGCTGCTCACCCGGGCCCAGCTCGGCGCGACGGCGGTGCTGGTGGCCGGGCACACCCGTACCGCCGAGGCGCAACTGCTGGTGGAGACCGGCTGGGCCAAGGAGGTCGTCGCGGACCGGGCGACGGTGCGCCGACGTACCCCGCTGGTGACCCCGACCGGCGACGATCCGCAACTGGCCCGCGACCCGGCGGCAGCCACGGCGCGACTGCCCAGCCTGGCCTGGGAAGCGGCCCGGGGGGCGTTGCGCGCCGACACACCGGTGCTGGTGCAGGTACCCCGACGCGGTTACCTGCCCTCGGTGGCCTGCGCCGACTGCCGCGCCCCGGCCCGGTGCCCACACTGCGCGGGGCCGCTGGCCCTGCGCTCGGCTGGGGCCGCCCCCGCCTGTCGCTGGTGTGGCCGGGTCGCCGCCGCCTACGCCTGCCCGCACTGCGCCGGACGCCGGTTGCGCGCCGCCGTGGTCGGCGCCCGCCGTACCGCCGAGGAACTGGGGCGGGCGTTCCCCGACATTCCGGTACGGACCTCCGGGCGGGACGAGGTGCTCCACCGGGTACCCGGCGGTGCCGGTCTGGTGATCTCCACCCCGGGGGCCGAACCGGTCGCCGAGGGCGGGTTCGGTGCAGTGCTGCTGCTCGACTCGTGGGCCCTGCTGACCCGGGCCGACCTACGCGCCGGGGAAGAGGCCCTGCGGCGCTGGCTGACCGCCGCGGCCCTGGCCCGACCCGCCTCGGCCGGCGGTCGGGTGGTGGTGGTCGCCGACGGCGGGTTGGTCCCCGTGCAGGCGTTGCTGCGCTGGGACCCGGCCTGGTTCGCCGCCCGGGAGTTGGCCGAACGGCGAGAACTCGGCTTCCCGCCGGCCGTCCGGATGGCCAGCCTGACCGGCGTACCGGAGGCGGTCGCCGACCTGCTCGCCGCCGCCCGGCTGCCCGCAGAGGCGGAGGTGTTGGGGCCGGTGCCCGCCGAGGCGGAACAGGAACGGATGCTGGTCCGGGTGCCGCGCTCCCGGGCCGCTCTGCTCGCCGAGGCACTGCACGCGGCGGCCGGGGTGCGGACCGCTCGGCGGGCCAGCCAGCCGGTCCGAGTCCAGGTCGATCCGCTCAGCCTCTTTTGA
- a CDS encoding AAA family ATPase → MTVRQSIVLNGDLGSGKSTVSIELSRRLGLRRISVGDLYREMAQQRQMTALQLNLHAELDQAVDGYVDQLQQDIANSGEQLIVDSRLAWHFFSSALKVHMITEPTEAARRVLARPSGPAESYTSIEEARTKLRERSESERGRFILRYGVDKAKLRNYDLICDSTRASAMEVVDYVIAAFTGALGAEILRDSPPLLLLDPGRVFPTQGIENLRGSWESDFAEQVQQAGQAALEPLSIGYTGEHFFVVDGHRRLSAALRSGFTLIPARLTAEVDEPVVAGLSAVDFFRTEVELSTLYDWEAAHGIRLPIPAHVLHRADTVLASEAGVTP, encoded by the coding sequence GTGACCGTTCGTCAGTCGATCGTCCTGAACGGTGACCTGGGCAGCGGCAAGAGCACGGTGTCGATCGAGCTTTCGCGTCGACTCGGGCTGCGGCGGATCAGCGTCGGCGATCTCTATCGCGAAATGGCCCAGCAGCGGCAGATGACGGCGTTGCAGCTCAACCTGCACGCCGAGCTGGACCAGGCGGTGGACGGCTACGTCGACCAGTTGCAGCAGGACATTGCCAACTCCGGTGAACAGTTGATCGTCGACAGCCGGCTCGCCTGGCACTTCTTCAGCTCCGCGCTCAAGGTCCACATGATCACCGAGCCCACCGAGGCGGCCCGGCGGGTGCTGGCCCGGCCGTCCGGCCCGGCGGAGAGCTACACCTCGATCGAGGAGGCCCGGACCAAGCTGCGGGAGCGCAGCGAGAGCGAGCGCGGCCGGTTCATCCTCCGCTACGGCGTCGACAAGGCGAAACTGCGCAACTACGACCTGATCTGCGACTCCACCCGCGCGTCGGCGATGGAGGTCGTGGACTACGTCATCGCCGCCTTCACCGGCGCGCTCGGTGCGGAGATCCTGCGGGACTCCCCGCCGCTGTTGCTGCTCGACCCGGGCCGCGTCTTCCCCACCCAGGGGATCGAGAACCTGCGGGGATCGTGGGAGTCGGACTTCGCCGAGCAGGTGCAGCAGGCCGGCCAGGCCGCGCTGGAGCCGCTGAGCATCGGCTACACCGGGGAGCACTTCTTCGTCGTCGACGGACATCGGCGGCTCAGCGCCGCCCTGCGCAGCGGGTTCACCCTGATCCCGGCGCGGCTCACCGCCGAGGTGGACGAGCCGGTCGTCGCCGGTCTCAGCGCGGTCGACTTCTTCCGTACCGAGGTCGAGCTGAGCACCCTCTACGACTGGGAGGCGGCGCACGGCATCCGGCTGCCGATCCCCGCGCACGTGCTGCACCGGGCCGACACCGTCCTCGCCAGCGAGGCGGGAGTCACCCCGTAA
- the def gene encoding peptide deformylase: MTVQPIRLFGDPVLRTPAEPVVDFDVELRKLVADLTETMRDRSGAGLAAPQLGVGLRVFTFDVDDVLGHLVNPVLEFPDEEEQDGPEGCLSIPGLYFDTKRRMNVVAKGFNAYGDPMQIVGTGLMARCVQHETDHLDGVLFLDRLDQAGRKAAMKEIRKADWYDPAAPPTVKVSPHAPASPFGLGR; encoded by the coding sequence GTGACCGTCCAGCCCATCCGTCTGTTCGGAGATCCGGTGCTGCGTACGCCGGCTGAGCCGGTAGTCGACTTCGACGTCGAGCTGCGCAAGCTGGTCGCCGACCTGACCGAGACGATGCGCGACCGCAGCGGTGCCGGTCTGGCCGCACCGCAGCTCGGGGTGGGGTTACGGGTCTTCACCTTCGACGTCGACGACGTGCTCGGACACCTGGTCAACCCGGTCCTGGAGTTCCCCGACGAGGAGGAGCAGGACGGTCCCGAGGGCTGCCTCTCCATTCCCGGGCTCTACTTCGACACCAAGCGCCGGATGAACGTCGTGGCGAAGGGCTTCAACGCGTACGGCGATCCGATGCAGATCGTCGGCACCGGCCTGATGGCCCGCTGCGTACAGCACGAGACCGACCATCTCGACGGAGTGCTCTTCCTCGACCGACTGGACCAGGCTGGTCGTAAGGCGGCCATGAAGGAGATCCGGAAGGCGGACTGGTACGACCCAGCCGCCCCACCCACCGTCAAGGTCAGCCCGCATGCCCCGGCCAGCCCCTTCGGCCTGGGGCGGTGA
- the fmt gene encoding methionyl-tRNA formyltransferase, with protein sequence MRLVFAGTPAVAVPALDAIAASGHELVAVVTRPDAPAGRGRGLVRSPAGAWADERGIEVLTPQRPREPEFLDRLRELAPDCVPVVAYGALVPPVALELPTHGWINLHFSLLPAWRGAAPVQHAVLHGDEVTGASVFQLEQGLDTGPVFGTLTDEIRPTDTSGDLLDRLAVSGAGLLVAVLDAIEAGTARAEPQPGDGISLAPKLTVVDGQVRWTDPAFAVDRRIRACTPAPGAWTTFRDDRVKLGPVRPATDGPDLKPGELLVERKQVLAGTATTPVVLGEVRAAGKKAMPATDWARGVRVQTGEQFT encoded by the coding sequence ATGCGCCTGGTCTTCGCCGGTACGCCGGCTGTCGCCGTACCCGCCCTGGACGCCATCGCCGCCTCCGGGCACGAGCTGGTCGCCGTGGTCACCCGCCCCGACGCGCCCGCTGGTCGGGGCCGGGGGCTGGTGCGCTCACCGGCGGGAGCCTGGGCCGACGAGCGGGGCATCGAGGTCCTCACGCCGCAGCGGCCCCGCGAGCCGGAGTTCCTCGACCGGCTGCGGGAGCTCGCCCCGGACTGTGTGCCCGTGGTCGCGTACGGCGCGTTGGTGCCGCCGGTGGCGCTGGAGCTGCCCACCCACGGCTGGATCAACCTGCACTTCTCGCTCCTGCCGGCCTGGCGGGGAGCCGCGCCCGTGCAGCACGCGGTGCTGCACGGTGACGAGGTGACCGGGGCCAGTGTCTTCCAGTTGGAGCAGGGGCTGGACACGGGGCCGGTGTTCGGCACGCTGACCGACGAGATCCGCCCCACCGACACCTCCGGTGACCTGCTGGACCGCCTCGCCGTCTCCGGGGCGGGCCTGCTGGTGGCGGTGCTCGACGCGATCGAGGCCGGCACCGCCCGCGCCGAGCCGCAGCCCGGCGACGGAATCTCCCTGGCCCCGAAGTTGACCGTCGTCGACGGGCAGGTCCGCTGGACGGACCCGGCCTTCGCGGTGGACCGTCGGATCCGGGCGTGCACGCCTGCCCCCGGTGCGTGGACCACGTTCCGCGACGACCGCGTCAAGCTCGGTCCGGTCCGTCCCGCCACCGACGGGCCCGACCTCAAGCCGGGCGAGCTGCTGGTCGAGCGCAAACAGGTGCTGGCCGGCACGGCCACCACACCGGTCGTCCTCGGCGAGGTGCGGGCGGCGGGCAAGAAGGCCATGCCGGCGACGGACTGGGCGCGCGGCGTCCGGGTACAGACAGGGGAACAGTTCACGTGA
- a CDS encoding RsmB/NOP family class I SAM-dependent RNA methyltransferase, whose product MTERQSSADRDSGIRRGPAAAERRGPARTGRPSRPSRPTVDLARKAAYEAIAAVHRDDAYANLVLPAILRDLGLHGRDAAFATELTYGTLRARGTLDAIVAAAAGREVERIDPPTRDALRLGAYQLLHTRVPAHAAVSSTVDLVHVVAPGATGFTNAVLREITTKDLDTWVAELAPPMETDPIGHLALAYSHPQWIVRSFAEALGGDLAETTRLLIEDNERPPVHLSVRPGRADAVELADEVGGAPGAFSPYAVYLSGGAPGDLAAITDGRAQVQDEGSQLVATALATAPVDGSDTRWLDLCAGPGGKAGLLGSLAAQRGATLTAVEVAEHRARLVSQAVRGLPVTVLATDGRSVGSDPDLPEATFDRVLVDAPCTGLGSLRRRPESRWRRQPSDLPPLTRLQRELLSAALRAVRPGGVVGYVTCSPHTVETHVTVTEAARRSGVPVDFVDARPLLPAGMPGLGDGPTVQLWPHRHGTDAMFLALLRRG is encoded by the coding sequence GTGACCGAACGGCAGTCGTCCGCAGACCGGGACTCCGGCATCCGCCGGGGACCAGCCGCCGCCGAGCGGCGGGGCCCGGCCCGCACCGGACGACCCTCGCGGCCCAGTCGCCCCACCGTCGACCTGGCCCGCAAGGCGGCGTACGAGGCGATCGCGGCGGTACACCGCGACGACGCGTATGCCAACCTGGTCCTCCCAGCGATCCTGCGTGATCTTGGGCTGCACGGCCGGGACGCGGCCTTCGCCACCGAGTTGACCTACGGCACACTGCGTGCCCGAGGCACCCTCGACGCGATCGTGGCGGCGGCGGCCGGCCGGGAGGTGGAGCGGATCGACCCACCAACCAGGGACGCGTTGCGACTGGGTGCCTACCAGTTGCTACACACCCGGGTGCCCGCCCACGCGGCGGTCTCCTCCACCGTCGACCTAGTGCACGTGGTCGCGCCCGGCGCGACCGGGTTCACCAACGCGGTGCTGCGCGAGATCACCACCAAGGACCTGGACACCTGGGTCGCCGAGCTGGCTCCGCCGATGGAGACCGACCCGATCGGGCACCTCGCGCTGGCCTACAGCCACCCCCAGTGGATCGTCCGGTCGTTCGCCGAGGCGCTCGGCGGTGATTTGGCCGAGACCACCCGGCTGCTGATCGAGGACAACGAACGCCCACCGGTGCACCTGAGCGTCCGGCCGGGGCGGGCCGACGCGGTCGAGTTGGCCGACGAGGTGGGTGGGGCGCCGGGGGCGTTCTCCCCGTACGCGGTCTACCTCTCCGGTGGCGCGCCCGGTGACCTGGCCGCGATAACCGACGGTCGGGCGCAGGTGCAGGACGAGGGTTCACAGTTGGTGGCCACCGCTCTTGCCACGGCACCGGTGGACGGGTCGGACACCCGCTGGCTCGACCTGTGCGCCGGGCCGGGGGGCAAGGCAGGGCTGCTCGGCTCCCTCGCCGCGCAGCGCGGTGCCACCCTCACGGCGGTGGAGGTGGCCGAGCACCGGGCCCGGCTGGTCTCGCAGGCGGTACGTGGGCTGCCGGTGACCGTCCTGGCCACCGATGGCCGTTCCGTGGGCAGTGATCCCGACCTGCCGGAGGCCACCTTCGACCGGGTGCTGGTCGATGCGCCGTGCACCGGTCTCGGTTCGCTGCGTCGCCGGCCGGAGTCGCGCTGGCGGCGGCAACCCTCCGATCTGCCCCCGCTGACCCGGCTACAACGTGAGCTGCTCAGTGCCGCGCTTCGTGCGGTACGGCCCGGGGGAGTGGTCGGTTACGTGACCTGCTCGCCGCACACCGTGGAGACCCACGTGACGGTCACCGAGGCGGCCCGGCGGTCGGGCGTGCCGGTCGACTTCGTCGACGCCCGTCCGCTGCTGCCGGCCGGGATGCCGGGTCTCGGGGACGGGCCGACGGTGCAGCTCTGGCCACACCGGCACGGCACCGACGCAATGTTCCTGGCGCTGCTGCGGCGCGGCTGA